The DNA sequence ATAGCAGGCATTAATGATGAATCAAGGGAAGTGTTGAAAGATATCGCCCTCAATTCATTTAAAATAAGCTATAAGCATAAGAAAAAACAGGGATTCATATTCTAAAAAATTGATAATCCATGGCTATTGAATCATATGCTTCTATTACGGTTTCAATAGCTTCCTTTTTATCTTAATAATGCAAGAATACCACAACTTCTGTAAGTTGTGGATGAATTGTAAGTTGGGTATACTATTTTTTTATTAATTTTTAAAGAGTTATTTTCTTATAATACTTATTATGAGCAGTAATTTAAATAGGAATCAACATTCAGTATACATATTAACCTATCACTTGGTATTGGTGATTAAATATCGTAGAAAGGTTATTAATGAGGATATTTTTGATTCATTTAGGGTTATTTTTAAAAATATTGGCTTTAAATATGGTATTGTAGTTAAAGAA is a window from the uncultured Methanobrevibacter sp. genome containing:
- a CDS encoding transposase, whose amino-acid sequence is MSSNLNRNQHSVYILTYHLVLVIKYRRKVINEDIFDSFRVIFKNIGFKYGIVVKE